A window of Cystobacter fuscus DSM 2262 genomic DNA:
CGAAGAAGAGCTGAAGCACCTGCGGCTCGGACAGTTCCTCCAGTTCATGTGGCCCATCGCGGTGGGCTTCCTCCTGCTCTACGCCGTCTTCGCGGTGGTGCTGCGCAGCGTGTCCCTGGTGGGCGGAACGGGGGCGGTGCTGGTGTATACGCTGGCGCTCGCGCGCTCCCGGCGGTTGGTGGCCCGAGGGCAATCGGAGCGCGCGGCTCTCCTGAGTGGCTACGCGCTGCTGGTGATGGTGGCCCTCGGAGCGATCTTCGTGCACTTCCTGTTCGCCGCCCTGGTGGTGATGGCCATCGCCGGGGTCGTGCTGGTGCAGCCCTATGCCGAGCGGCCCGCGCTCGCCCGCTACATGTTCGCCGCCTTCGGCGTCGTCGTCTGGGTGGTGGGGGTGGATGTCCTCCTGCCGCCGCTCGTCGAGCAACCCCCGCCAGCGCTCCAGCGCTGGGTGATCGCCCTGGCGGAGATGGCGAGCGTGGGGCTGATGCTGCGGATGATGTGGGTGGATGCTCTCCGGCTGCGCCAGAGCCTGGCGCGCGCGGAGCAGGCGGTGGCCATCCGGGACGAGTTCCTCTCGGTGGCCAGCCACGAACTCAAGACGCCGCTCACGCCGCTGAGCCTCAAGCTGCAAGCGCTCCGGCGCGAGCTGTCGGGGGCCTCTGCTTCCTCCTCTCCCGAGCGCGCCCTGGGCCACATCGAGATGGCGCAGCGCCAGGTGAAGAAGCTCGTGGAGTTGGTGGACGACCTGCTCGATGTGTCGCGCATTGGCGCGGGACGGTTGGAGTTGCACCCCGAGAAGGTGGAGCTCGCGGCGCTGCTCCGGGAAGTCGTGCGGCGCTTCGAGCCAGAGGCTGCCCGCGCCGGGTATACCCTCGAGCTGGAGGCTCCCCAGCCGCTCACGGCCTGGGTGGATCCCTTCCGGTTCGAGCAGGTGCTCGACAACCTGCTGTCCAACGCCCTCAAGTACGGGGCGGGCAAGCCCATCCGCGTGCGGCTCGAGCCGCTGGAGGGACGCGCGCTGCTGACGGTCCGCGACGAGGGCATTGGCATCCCCAGCGCGGCGCTCGAGCGCATCTTCCACCGCTTCGAGCGGGCGGTGTCCGGCAGGCACTATGGCGGCCTGGGGCTGGGGCTCTACATCACCCGGAAGATTGTCGAATCGAGCGGTGGCGGCATCATCGCGTCCAGCGCTCCCGGGCAGGGCGCCACCTTCACCGTCGAGTTGCCTCTGGCGCGGGAGGAAGAGTCCCCGGCCACATCCGTGTCTCCTCCGACCGGTTCGATGCCTCGCCTCTCGTGAGGGGCGCCAGCAGGTGCCCCCGCATGCACCTGCCCGGGCCAGCCTCCCCGGTGCACGGGGCCGCGCTCAGGCCGAGCCTTCGTCGACGATCGCCTGGGTCGTGGCCTCCAGCCAGCGGCGGGTGGAGGCGATGCGCGCCTTGGCGAGCGGCTGGATGGGCAGCAGCTTCCAACTGGTGAGGAAGCCGCCCCAGAGGATGTTGAGCCGCGCCGCGCGCCCCTCTTCGTCCGGCGGCCCCAGCCACCTGGCCAACGGCGCGATCACCTTCGTCTGCATCAGCTCGACGCTCGCCGCGTGTGCCTCGGGGTCCGCCGCCGAGAGGATCATCATCGCCATGGGGCCTGGCAGCTCCCGCGTGTCGAAGAAGAGCGCCACCACGTCCACGCCGAAGCGGCGCCTGTCTCCATGCAGCAGCGGGGTGATGTAGAGCGCCCGGTCCAACGTCGCCCGGAATAGCCCTTCCTTCGAGCCGAAGTAGCGGCCGACGAGCGAGGAATTCACCCCGGCCAACTCCGCCACCTCGCGCACGCCGGTGTTGGCGAAGCCTCGCGTGGCGAACAGCGTCTGCGCGGCATCGAGGATCGCGGTGCGCGTGCGCTCGGCATCACGCGGGCGCGTCGGCTTCCTGGGCTCGGGGGCTCGGGGTATGTACACGACGGTTTACTTATGACGGCGATCGGGTCGTGTCCAGTGAAGTACACGGTTGTGTACATGCGCCGCGATGGTCGAGCCGAGAGGACGTGCGCCGAGGGAAGGGGTGGGACGCTCCACCTCATCGCGCTCAACGGTGTGAACGCGATGAGGTGGAGTCCTCCTTCGGACGGCTGTTTCTCAGGGTCTGGCGAGCAGCTCGACCTCGGCGAGCGACATGCCCGCCGCGCCGGTCAGCTCGAGGCGGTAGTACGCGTAGCTGCCAGGGGTCGCGACCCGGAAGGCGCGCGTCTGCGTGCGCCAGCGGAACGTCTGGGCGCCGCGCTGGTCGAGGGTCGTGAAGTTCACCCCGTCGTTCGAGCCGCTCAGCGTCCAGCCGGTCGGGTCGACCGTGCCGGTGCCCGACGTCAGCGTGTAGAAGGTGACCTGCCGCCCGCCCGAGGCGAACTGGTACTGCAGCACGGGGTTCGCCGCGGT
This region includes:
- a CDS encoding sensor histidine kinase codes for the protein MTSPSRIPEFSEEELKHLRLGQFLQFMWPIAVGFLLLYAVFAVVLRSVSLVGGTGAVLVYTLALARSRRLVARGQSERAALLSGYALLVMVALGAIFVHFLFAALVVMAIAGVVLVQPYAERPALARYMFAAFGVVVWVVGVDVLLPPLVEQPPPALQRWVIALAEMASVGLMLRMMWVDALRLRQSLARAEQAVAIRDEFLSVASHELKTPLTPLSLKLQALRRELSGASASSSPERALGHIEMAQRQVKKLVELVDDLLDVSRIGAGRLELHPEKVELAALLREVVRRFEPEAARAGYTLELEAPQPLTAWVDPFRFEQVLDNLLSNALKYGAGKPIRVRLEPLEGRALLTVRDEGIGIPSAALERIFHRFERAVSGRHYGGLGLGLYITRKIVESSGGGIIASSAPGQGATFTVELPLAREEESPATSVSPPTGSMPRLS
- a CDS encoding TetR/AcrR family transcriptional regulator codes for the protein MYIPRAPEPRKPTRPRDAERTRTAILDAAQTLFATRGFANTGVREVAELAGVNSSLVGRYFGSKEGLFRATLDRALYITPLLHGDRRRFGVDVVALFFDTRELPGPMAMMILSAADPEAHAASVELMQTKVIAPLARWLGPPDEEGRAARLNILWGGFLTSWKLLPIQPLAKARIASTRRWLEATTQAIVDEGSA